A genomic window from Cardiocondyla obscurior isolate alpha-2009 linkage group LG02, Cobs3.1, whole genome shotgun sequence includes:
- the LOC139111239 gene encoding pheromone-binding protein Gp-9-like isoform X2 — translation MKVLLLCTCILIASSTSSKLRQHLKNAVQTVDNDARACLAENNMTHGEMFDEADIMTNLHTEPGNEERTRKNGCVIACLLKKQELMEDSNIKESKIHSLINKEFPDELVGIAHKIARKCLKQVKSITDECEKGFSLYACVARAVHKVADHEEHTRKESEEEEEEEEEGPQTTEAEPQAEAEKVE, via the exons ATGAAAGTTCTTCTGCTCTGCACCTGCATTTTAATTGCC TCGAGTACTTCATCAAAATTAAGACAACATCTCAAAAATGCAGTACAAACTGTTGACAATGATGCTCGGGCTTGCTTGGCCGAAAATAATATGACACACg GCGAAATGTTTGACGAGGCAGATATAATGACAAATTTGCATACAGAACCTGGAAATGAAGAAAGAACCAGAAAAAATGGCTGTGTAATTGCATGCCTTTTGAAGAAACAGGAATTA atggaagattcaaatattaaagaatCTAAAATTCACTcgctaataaataaagagTTTCCCGATGAACTGGTAGGCATAGCACACAAAATTGCGCGTAAATGTTTGAAACAAG tGAAAAGTATCACAGACGAATGTGAGAAAGGATTTTCTCTGTATGCATGCGTCGCAAGAGCTGTACATAAAGTAGCGGACCATGAAGAACATACAAGAAAAGAatcagaagaagaagaagaagaagaagaagaaggaccTCAAACAACAGAAGCAGAACCTCAAGCAGAAGCagaaaaagtagaataa
- the LOC139111239 gene encoding pheromone-binding protein Gp-9-like isoform X1, which translates to MKVLLLCTCILIAFQSSTSSKLRQHLKNAVQTVDNDARACLAENNMTHGEMFDEADIMTNLHTEPGNEERTRKNGCVIACLLKKQELMEDSNIKESKIHSLINKEFPDELVGIAHKIARKCLKQVKSITDECEKGFSLYACVARAVHKVADHEEHTRKESEEEEEEEEEGPQTTEAEPQAEAEKVE; encoded by the exons ATGAAAGTTCTTCTGCTCTGCACCTGCATTTTAATTGCC tttcAGTCGAGTACTTCATCAAAATTAAGACAACATCTCAAAAATGCAGTACAAACTGTTGACAATGATGCTCGGGCTTGCTTGGCCGAAAATAATATGACACACg GCGAAATGTTTGACGAGGCAGATATAATGACAAATTTGCATACAGAACCTGGAAATGAAGAAAGAACCAGAAAAAATGGCTGTGTAATTGCATGCCTTTTGAAGAAACAGGAATTA atggaagattcaaatattaaagaatCTAAAATTCACTcgctaataaataaagagTTTCCCGATGAACTGGTAGGCATAGCACACAAAATTGCGCGTAAATGTTTGAAACAAG tGAAAAGTATCACAGACGAATGTGAGAAAGGATTTTCTCTGTATGCATGCGTCGCAAGAGCTGTACATAAAGTAGCGGACCATGAAGAACATACAAGAAAAGAatcagaagaagaagaagaagaagaagaagaaggaccTCAAACAACAGAAGCAGAACCTCAAGCAGAAGCagaaaaagtagaataa
- the LOC139113552 gene encoding pheromone-binding protein Gp-9-like has translation MMMKFVLYVCLFVLSSTIIEGKLGNRNENYNVCLTENNVSDDDMFSITDILENKHTQSENQEKLKKNGCVLQCLLQKEGVMQEAEYDEEKIRSSFTKKTNVKPGEEMFEALNNCINETKNLTEKCEKSLALTECVIKAEERIFNIHKLKHKEHEDENKSEK, from the exons ATGATGATGAAGTTTGTACTTTATGTATGCCTTTTTGTGCTT TCTTCTACGATTATAGAAGGAAAGTTAGGAAAtcgtaatgaaaattataatgtgTGCTTAACTGAAAACAATGTGTCTGATG ATGATATGTTTAGCATAACAGATATACTCGAAAATAAGCACACACAATCGgaaaatcaagaaaaattaaaaaaaaatggatgcGTCTTACAATGTTTGCTACAAAAAGAAGGAGTG atgCAAGAAGCAGAATATGATGAAGAAAAAATACGTAGCTCTTTTactaaaaaaacaaatgttaaaCCAGGAGAAGAAATGTTTGAAGCTTTGAATAACTGCATAAATGAAA CAAAAAATCTCACTGAAAAGTGCGAAAAAAGCCTTGCTCTTACGGAATGTGTGATAAAAGCtgaagaaagaatttttaatattcataaactTAAGCATAAAGAACATgaagatgaaaataaatctgaaaaataa
- the LOC139113551 gene encoding probable G-protein coupled receptor No18 isoform X1: MILRPRRRGGGGPGWMSILLRLSNVSCRRKCVAELSRRASNRSRVNRMANQTTDNYEDTYQRNYTISADKEDTEAGYFIPNWIDLILAGLFTMLIIVTIVGNTLVIMAVITTRRLRSVTNCFVSSLAAADLLVGLAVMPPAVLLQLTGGTWELGETLCDFWVSLDILLCTASILSLCAISIDSFVRMLRSACCCLSIFPSSLAFHGIIWHSTLCGDSARLEVKLCVIVDIPCSRYLAVTQPLIYSRRRRSKRLAGLMIVAVWIMAGAITSPPLLGCFPRATNRDLKKCSYNMDSSYVIFSSMGSFFLPMVVMLYVYGRISCVIASRHRNLETTNEEKNVQSRRNITIDRGRSIKMERTDYSESGITCDRPSEDTELTNMCKKLGTIRGNQQTCINRVARETKTAGTLAVVVGGFVACWLPFFILYLVTPFVPVQPPDVLMQALTWLGWINSAINPFIYAFYSADFRLAFWRLTCRKCSKSRLNLDDTNRKLPASVNWKKDTTRT, encoded by the exons atCGAGAGTAAATAGGATGGCGAACCAAACGACTGATAATTATGAAGACACTTACCAACGGAACTATACAATATCGGCAGACAAAGAAGATACAGAAGCGGGATATTTCATCCCCAATTGGATCGATCTTATTTTAGCAGGATTGTTCACGATGCTGATAATTGTTACTATA GTCGGCAATACTCTAGTAATCATGGCTGTAATTACTACAAGGAGATTACGGTCTGTGACTAATTGTTTTGTGTCTAGCTTGGCTGCTGCGGACTTGCTAGTCGGTCTAGCGGTGATGCCACCAGCTGTGCTGTTACAG CTTACAGGAGGCACTTGGGAGTTGGGTGAAACCCTGTGTGACTTCTGGGTCTCTCTCGACATTCTACTCTGCACAGCTAGCATTCTCTCGTTATGCGCTATATCTATAGACAG cTTTGTAAGGATGCTTCGTTCAGCATGCTGTTGTCTTTCTATTTTTCCATCATCGCTCGCATTCCACGGAATTATTTGGCATTCTACACTTTGTGGCGATTCAGCACGTTTAGAGGTAAAATTGTGCGTCATTGTCGATATTCCTTGTTCAAGGTATCTAGCTGTAACCCAGCCGTTAATATACAGTCGTCGACGCAGAAGTAAACGACTGGCCGGATTGATGATCGTCGCGGTATGGATTATGGCTGGTGCTATAACGAGTCCACCTTTACTGGGTTGTTTCCCACGTGCGACAaatcgcgatttaaaaaaatgctctTACAATATGGATTCCTCTTATGTGATATTCTCATCAATGGGCAGCTTCTTTTTGCCCATGGTAGTAATGCTGTACGTATACGGCAGAATTTCGTGCGTTATAGCGAGCAGGCACAGAAATCTAGAGACGACTAATGAGGAAAAGAACGTGCAATCACGTCGTAACATCACG ATTGATCGTGGCAGAAGCATTAAGATGGAACGTACAGATTATTCTGAAAGTGGTATAACGTGCGACAGGCCGTCTGAGGATACTGAACTAACAAATATGTGCAAAAAATTAGGTACAATTCGAGGTAATCAGCAAACTTGCATCAACAGGGTCGCCAGAGAGACGAAAACTGCGGGTACCCTCGCAGTAGTTGTAGGTGGTTTCGTTGCATGCTGGCTACCGTTTTTCATTTTGTATCTGGTAACACCCTTCGTGCCGGTGCAACCACCGGATGTTCTCATGCAAGCCTTGACATGGCTAg gGTGGATTAATTCGGCCATCAACCCGTTCATTTACGCTTTCTATTCGGCAGACTTTAGACTTGCTTTTTGGAGACTAACATGTAGGAAATGTTCAAAGAGCAGATTAAACTTGGATGACACAAATCGGAAATTACCCGCTTCGGTTAACTGGAAGAAGGATACGACGAGAACTTGA
- the LOC139113551 gene encoding probable G-protein coupled receptor No18 isoform X2 has translation MANQTTDNYEDTYQRNYTISADKEDTEAGYFIPNWIDLILAGLFTMLIIVTIVGNTLVIMAVITTRRLRSVTNCFVSSLAAADLLVGLAVMPPAVLLQLTGGTWELGETLCDFWVSLDILLCTASILSLCAISIDSFVRMLRSACCCLSIFPSSLAFHGIIWHSTLCGDSARLEVKLCVIVDIPCSRYLAVTQPLIYSRRRRSKRLAGLMIVAVWIMAGAITSPPLLGCFPRATNRDLKKCSYNMDSSYVIFSSMGSFFLPMVVMLYVYGRISCVIASRHRNLETTNEEKNVQSRRNITIDRGRSIKMERTDYSESGITCDRPSEDTELTNMCKKLGTIRGNQQTCINRVARETKTAGTLAVVVGGFVACWLPFFILYLVTPFVPVQPPDVLMQALTWLGWINSAINPFIYAFYSADFRLAFWRLTCRKCSKSRLNLDDTNRKLPASVNWKKDTTRT, from the exons ATGGCGAACCAAACGACTGATAATTATGAAGACACTTACCAACGGAACTATACAATATCGGCAGACAAAGAAGATACAGAAGCGGGATATTTCATCCCCAATTGGATCGATCTTATTTTAGCAGGATTGTTCACGATGCTGATAATTGTTACTATA GTCGGCAATACTCTAGTAATCATGGCTGTAATTACTACAAGGAGATTACGGTCTGTGACTAATTGTTTTGTGTCTAGCTTGGCTGCTGCGGACTTGCTAGTCGGTCTAGCGGTGATGCCACCAGCTGTGCTGTTACAG CTTACAGGAGGCACTTGGGAGTTGGGTGAAACCCTGTGTGACTTCTGGGTCTCTCTCGACATTCTACTCTGCACAGCTAGCATTCTCTCGTTATGCGCTATATCTATAGACAG cTTTGTAAGGATGCTTCGTTCAGCATGCTGTTGTCTTTCTATTTTTCCATCATCGCTCGCATTCCACGGAATTATTTGGCATTCTACACTTTGTGGCGATTCAGCACGTTTAGAGGTAAAATTGTGCGTCATTGTCGATATTCCTTGTTCAAGGTATCTAGCTGTAACCCAGCCGTTAATATACAGTCGTCGACGCAGAAGTAAACGACTGGCCGGATTGATGATCGTCGCGGTATGGATTATGGCTGGTGCTATAACGAGTCCACCTTTACTGGGTTGTTTCCCACGTGCGACAaatcgcgatttaaaaaaatgctctTACAATATGGATTCCTCTTATGTGATATTCTCATCAATGGGCAGCTTCTTTTTGCCCATGGTAGTAATGCTGTACGTATACGGCAGAATTTCGTGCGTTATAGCGAGCAGGCACAGAAATCTAGAGACGACTAATGAGGAAAAGAACGTGCAATCACGTCGTAACATCACG ATTGATCGTGGCAGAAGCATTAAGATGGAACGTACAGATTATTCTGAAAGTGGTATAACGTGCGACAGGCCGTCTGAGGATACTGAACTAACAAATATGTGCAAAAAATTAGGTACAATTCGAGGTAATCAGCAAACTTGCATCAACAGGGTCGCCAGAGAGACGAAAACTGCGGGTACCCTCGCAGTAGTTGTAGGTGGTTTCGTTGCATGCTGGCTACCGTTTTTCATTTTGTATCTGGTAACACCCTTCGTGCCGGTGCAACCACCGGATGTTCTCATGCAAGCCTTGACATGGCTAg gGTGGATTAATTCGGCCATCAACCCGTTCATTTACGCTTTCTATTCGGCAGACTTTAGACTTGCTTTTTGGAGACTAACATGTAGGAAATGTTCAAAGAGCAGATTAAACTTGGATGACACAAATCGGAAATTACCCGCTTCGGTTAACTGGAAGAAGGATACGACGAGAACTTGA